Proteins co-encoded in one Leptospiraceae bacterium genomic window:
- a CDS encoding SH3 domain-containing protein, with the protein MKFFLFLILVLLSCKSIQDSKPNENPEDKALIKKWIVTPDSGLNLRDAPSRKAKSIRLLPRGTMVSHKQLPENERNDTIEEQKGKWFKVEVGNDSGWVFDVYLSEPVFSPSRDKFYFFTIKHPKTGNIVSTTHQVDCNDLYAEIEYLCYMEIRNKKNFKLINRIEKKNITYWYDNDTLISYYTIGDGGGGLFSYHTIDINTLEKKNLYQSSDQVYVHPISDCNHCIAWEEVCIFYKCLKLQRGENKVNIFFILINYLMNLKRTI; encoded by the coding sequence ATGAAATTCTTTTTGTTTCTAATCTTAGTCTTACTGAGTTGCAAATCAATCCAAGATTCTAAACCAAATGAAAATCCAGAAGACAAGGCTCTTATTAAAAAATGGATTGTAACTCCCGATAGTGGACTCAATCTTCGCGATGCGCCTTCTCGCAAAGCAAAATCTATCCGACTCCTTCCGCGCGGAACAATGGTTAGCCACAAACAACTTCCTGAAAATGAAAGAAATGACACAATCGAAGAACAAAAAGGTAAATGGTTTAAAGTCGAAGTCGGAAATGATTCTGGTTGGGTATTCGATGTTTACCTCTCTGAGCCAGTCTTTAGTCCTAGTAGAGATAAGTTTTATTTTTTTACAATTAAGCATCCAAAGACAGGGAATATCGTAAGCACAACGCACCAAGTAGATTGCAATGATCTATACGCCGAAATCGAGTATCTATGTTATATGGAAATACGAAATAAGAAAAATTTTAAGCTTATAAATAGAATTGAGAAAAAAAATATAACTTATTGGTATGATAATGATACTCTTATAAGTTATTATACTATCGGAGATGGTGGTGGCGGTTTATTTTCATACCACACTATTGATATAAATACATTGGAAAAAAAGAATTTATATCAGAGTTCTGATCAAGTTTATGTTCATCCAATTAGTGATTGTAATCACTGCATTGCTTGGGAAGAAGTTTGTATATTTTACAAATGTTTAAAACTGCAAAGAGGTGAAAATAAAGTAAATATATTTTTTATCCTTATAAACTATTTGATGAACTTAAAGCGAACGATATGA